A single region of the Salvia miltiorrhiza cultivar Shanhuang (shh) chromosome 8, IMPLAD_Smil_shh, whole genome shotgun sequence genome encodes:
- the LOC130997002 gene encoding uncharacterized protein LOC130997002, producing MVMMQLFEGYKFSKGECNGGLITIWTNEMVVVKVGKELRGSELVSDCLKCCAEDSDDATSKVIYSGAILEVCMRKLVFYPELVGFIEEEKDKFPSVKVQYAFNTLKETIRVDNWKREHILQFLKEKVKPSSDT from the exons ATGGTGATGATGCAGCTCTTTGAAGGATATAAGTTCTCAAAAGGCGAATGCAATGGAGGATTGATCACTATATGGACAAATGAAATGGTAGTAGTTAAAGTCGGAAAGGAACTGCGTGGGTCTG AGCTGGTGTCTGATTGTCTGAAGTGTTGCGCTGAGGATTCAGACGATGCGACAAGCAAG GTTATATATTCTGGCGCGATTTTAGAGGTGTGCATGAGGAAACTGGTGTTTTATCCCGAGCTAGTCGGCTTTATAGAGGAAGAGAAGGATAAATTCCCATCGGTCAAAGTTCAATACGCATTCAATACGCTTAAGGAAACCATTAG AGTTGATAACTGGAAACGAGAGCACATTCTGCAGTTCCTCAAGGAGAAAGTGAAGCCATCGTCGGATACCTAA